Proteins encoded within one genomic window of Panicum virgatum strain AP13 chromosome 1N, P.virgatum_v5, whole genome shotgun sequence:
- the LOC120655272 gene encoding embryonic protein DC-8-like translates to MASQQQQPRKQATAKGQEEGGGQGQAMNLEEIGKYRAEAQQRSADAIRAAEERFNKANSQQPAASQQGESQGHGAHGTDAQQWLAQTAADARERCNKAMGTSPAGGAAPHDHGKEEREGRGQARAHLTRQEEMGRPDAEAARAAEEKHDRREAKGAEAKDAGARSAQAAAGKAREATGTAAARARDATAGAAGTAAEYAKQAAAKARDVTMGTGETAAEYAKQAAAKGKDATLSTGGAAAEYARAAAEKAKEAAVATARTTAGYTQQAAAKAKDVTVSTGAQVAQKATEVTAGTAHRVADYAKEKAEQGKERAARAADQAEEPGHVAAAGAEDSASQAADRTSRGMTGQHEDRAKDTAGDVARRAGDTVAQAKDKAKDVVGSAARKASDTAGRAKDTAKDAASSVAQRSSDTAAEARDRTRETVSHAEDKSAEVKDRASGTGKAAGGGGATTKAKGGAGEEGGGTTIVGDVLEAVGATVVGLAQHAKGLVAGEEELVPVEGEEGKAAGGAKEEEKRKTA, encoded by the exons ATGgcgtcgcagcagcagcagcccaggAAGCAGGCCACCGCTAAGGGCCAGGAGGAAGGGGGAGGCCAGGGCCAGGCGATGAACCTGGAGGAGATCGGCAAGTACCGCGCCGAGGCGCAGCAGCGGTCGGCGGacgccatccgcgccgccgaGGAGCGCTTCAACAAGGCCAATAGCCAGCAGCCTGCGGCGTCGCAGCAGGGGGAGAGCCAGGGCCACGGCGCCCACGGCACTGACGCGCAGCAGTGGCTGGCGCAGACAGCTGCCGACGCCAGGGAGCGGTGCAACAAGGCCATGGGGACgagcccggcgggcggcgcagctCCGCACGACCACGGCAAGGAGGAGCGGGAGGGTCGCGGCCAAGCCCGCGCCCATCTGACGCGGCAGGAGGAGATGGGGAGGCCGGACGCggaggccgcgcgcgccgcagaGGAGAAACACGACCGGCGGGAGGCGAAGGGCGCCGAGGCcaaggacgccggcgcgcgCAGCGCGCAGGCCGCAGCGGGGAAGGCCCGGGAGGCCACGGGGACGGCGGCCGCGAGGGCCAGGGACGCCACTGCCGGCGCGGCCGGGACGGCCGCGGAGTACGcgaagcaggcggcggcgaaggccagGGACGTGACGATGGGCACCGGCGAGACGGCCGCGGAGTACGcgaagcaggcggcggcgaagggcaAGGACGCGACGCTGAGcaccggcggggcggcggccgagtACGCCAGGGCCGCGGCCGagaaggcgaaggaggcggcggtggcgaccgcGCGGACGACGGCCGGGTACacgcagcaggcggcggcgaaggccaaGGACGTGACGGTGTCCACGGGCGCGCAGGTGGCGCAGAAGGCGACGGAGGTGACGGCGGGCACCGCGCACAGGGTGGCGGATTACGCCAAGGAGAAGGCGGAGCAGGGGAAggagcgcgcggcgcgcgccgccgaccAGGCGGAGGAGCCGGGCCACGTCGCGGCCGCGGGGGCCGAGGACTCGGCGTCCCAGGCGGCGGACAGGACCTCCCGCGGCATGACCGGGCAGCACGAGGATAGGGCCAAGGACACGGCCGGCGACGTGGCGCGCAGGGCAGGCGACACGGTCGCACAGGCCAAGGACAAGGCGAAGGACGTGGTGGGATCCGCGGCGCGGAAGGCGAGCGACACCGCCGGGCGCGCCAAGGACACGGCGAAGGACGCGGCCAGCAGCGTGGCGCAGAGATCGAGTGACACCGCCGCCGAGGCCAGGGACAGGACGAGGGAGACCGTCTCACACGCGGAGGATAAGTCTGCCGAGGTGAAGGACAGGGCGTCGGGGACCGgcaaggcggccggcggcggcggtgccacgACGAAGGCGAAG GGcggcgctggcgaggagggcggcggcaccaCGATCGTGGGCGACGTGCTGGAGGCGGTGGGCGCGACGGTCGTCGGGCTCGCGCAGCACGCCAAGGGGCTCGtagccggcgaggaggagctcgtccCGGTCGAAGGTGAGGAGGGGAAGGCCGCCGGGggagccaaggaagaagagaagcgcAAGACTGCTTGA